CGGATGAGACCAGATCCAAAGAGTCAAAGAAGAAACCACTTCCCCACTCATCCGCTCGTTATCCACCACTCCCTTTCcaatccccctcatcctcctcaagatCCCTCGGCTtcaaatcccctcccccctcaccacatCCTCGATAACATTGAAAAGCGGAGCACAAAAGAAAagtctcatcatcatcccctttTCATCCCGCTCCTCTCCGTTCCTTCAGCTGTTGCAGCCCCCCAGAAGATATCCAAGTGTCCTCtcaatgagaagaagaaacttAGCGGCAGAACTGCCAGTTGGTGCGGAAGATGACGTGAATGCTGCCGTCGAAAGCGTCCACCTGTGGAAGAAATGGTCGGCGTTAATGGCCCTCGTAATTAGCCCTTCTATTCTTTTTTCTCTAATGCattcatgatgatgatgatgatgatgatggtggtggtggtggtggtgatgatgattatgatgatgatggcagaTTAATATGTGtgttaggtaggtaggtgaggaggataaggTGGGTGGGTATCTAGTAAGtgttgtggtgtgtgtgtgtgtgtgtgatgtttTTTTCCCCGGAGCCGCCGAAGgaccttgttcttttctttctttctttccccctTGGAGATTGGTTATGGTAGaagagtgtgtgtgggtgaTGTGTGGAGAGGTAGTAGTAGGCAGGCCAACTCAGGCGCTTGACGTGGGAACGCAACGGCGCCACTTGAGCGCGAGCTTTTGGGGAGCACTAACAGTCATGGTTCCGAAGTAGGGGGTCGCAAGAGGAGTAATGCGGATCTCGGAGTTGAcgttgaggatggcggtggtctTGCCGCAGGCGGAGAAGGCCTCGACACCGACGCCGGCGAGCATGTTGTAGTTGTCCTCGTAAGGGGCGACGAGGTTCTTCTGGAAGACGACCTCCTGGCGCGGGTCGCCGGAGAAGGTGTAGCCGGCGCGGACGGTACCGGTCTGGCCCTGGGCGAGGGAAGCATAACCGGTGAAGCGGGTCTCGATGACGGAGAACCTAGGAAGGGAAAGGCAGCAGGTGTTAGTATGTTCCGATGCGTgctcgagaagaagatgtcTCTTGGGTCAAGTAGTAGACTTGACTCACTGGTATCCTGAGGGGAACTGCaggttgatgctgatgcggCAGTTCTTGCGGCTGTCAGTAGCGGGGCTGGTGCCAGGGCCGGCAGAGACAATGTATCTGTCAAAGGCAACATCGAAGATGGTGCCAGTGGCGTCAACGTTGACAAAGGCGTGGCCAGCAGGGCAGCCAGTACCGATGGCAGTGACACCGAGGATCTTGATGTCGCTGGCGTCGGGGACCTGAGGAGTGATCAAGGTCTGGCGCTCAATGacggcggccgaggcggcgcCGGCAAGGAAGAGGGCGGAGAAACGCATATTGAAGGGACTGAAAGCGAAAGCTTAAAGATCTTGCAAGGTGTGGAATGAAGAGCGAAGTGGTGACGGTGAGATGAgaagtgaggatgaggatgagggaaTTCAGAATCTCAAACTTGGGATGATCAACAGTCTTTTATACATGATTTTCTCTGCATCACTTTCTCCTTCTGACCATTCCCAAGTCCTACAGAGCTGGTGATGCTCTAGTCTGAGAACGAGGACCAAAACAGACAGCGGACCTCGTCTCCGAGCCTTGCCCGTGTCGCCATTCCCATTCTGGCCGTCGACGAGACTGAATTCCACTTCCTCATCGGCCTTCCTCGCGGCCGAGTATCACGTCACAATCAATACTGCGACCCCCACTTGCTAGTCTCGCGATGCCGTGATATCGACCAGACTCACCACGGTGGACTTTGTAGCTCAGAATAGTGTCATGGTCAAAATAAGGTTGATTAAAAGGGAAGATCCATGTGAGTCCGGGGCCGTCAAGTCCCACTGCTGGCACAGCAATCTACCCCAGAATAGCTTACAGTCTCGCTTCCCGGTTTCCATGTGCCCAAAGTCGACTGTGTTGTTATTTTTGTCGACTTTTTCATCAAAATTAATATCTGCTCACGTCTTGGTAGATTGGCTAACCAGGTGGCTGGACAGTGTCGGACTGTCAGTGTCTATCAGGATCCGCTTACGCCGTCATGCTGGTCGAGGAGGTACGAAGCAACCTGATATTGTTACGGTGCTGTTGTGCCTGGTGCCTCGCAGGACGCACCCGATGTATCATGTCTGCCCGTTCGGCGACCTCACAACGGCCTCGCAAGATGCAACGCTCTTGACCTTGACAATTGGTGTTGGACGACACATGGACGCTCTGGGATCCAGCAAGGCTCGCACTTTGGTAGTCGGTCCGCATACACGGATGTCCCCATCCGACTGGTTCAAGAAGGTCGACCAGAGACACTAGACTGCGGTTTGAAATTGCCTAGGCCGAATcagacttcttcttggagaagCCCCCGGCATCGTGATGCTGGGCCCGGACGTTGAATCGCCAAGATTCTTGGCCAGATGCCGTGTGTTGGTTCAAGGGTCATGTAAGGGAACTCGCGATGTCACTGTCACGACATTCTCGTCACCACATTGGCTGGCCCTATCCGGTACCGAGAGAGCCACAATATCGGCCTCGGAAGACCACCCACCATCGGAGAATTGGGAATCTAGATGAAAAGGTTAAACTTTGTATGAGGAAACATGTCTCCAAGCCGCCTATgctgcccccttttttcgGTTTTGTTTTTCGACCACGTTGAGGCAATCGCAGAGCCGCTCAGACCCGGGAAAACCGCGGGTTGATGCCAGCCCAGTGAAAATAAATCAACTGCATGTGAAGCGGGCGAAGGGTTGGTGGCTCGTGGGTGTC
This window of the Podospora pseudoanserina strain CBS 124.78 chromosome 3, whole genome shotgun sequence genome carries:
- a CDS encoding hypothetical protein (EggNog:ENOG503P48K; COG:S), giving the protein MRFSALFLAGAASAAVIERQTLITPQVPDASDIKILGVTAIGTGCPAGHAFVNVDATGTIFDVAFDRYIVSAGPGTSPATDSRKNCRISINLQFPSGYQFSVIETRFTGYASLAQGQTGTVRAGYTFSGDPRQEVVFQKNLVAPYEDNYNMLAGVGVEAFSACGKTTAILNVNSEIRITPLATPYFGTMTVSAPQKLALKWRRCVPTSSA